The following coding sequences are from one Pusillimonas sp. DMV24BSW_D window:
- the ypfH gene encoding esterase — translation MSEYKDTSIPEPLVFAPAHQAAQQLFVLLHDNAADPAQLEVLKKNLMKAFPQAVLVLPYGPLRSEEAVHHWFDQTELSEYNYIGRVERALPDLIRYVQEVQAHFELTGEATALAGFGQGATIALEASLAQPDLAGRVLAFSGCYARMPTEAPPATTLHLLHGENDPIVPSSVMQSVHNQLAGLGGDSTLDIASSVGHELHEALVKQAVYRLQTCVPLRSWKDALNELQSRMASDQPASSVPPGTTLH, via the coding sequence ATGAGTGAATATAAAGATACTTCCATTCCCGAGCCCTTGGTTTTTGCACCGGCCCATCAGGCTGCACAACAGCTTTTTGTTTTACTGCACGACAATGCCGCCGATCCGGCTCAATTGGAGGTGTTGAAAAAAAATCTAATGAAAGCTTTTCCTCAAGCCGTTCTGGTATTGCCATACGGACCTTTACGGTCGGAAGAGGCCGTTCATCACTGGTTTGACCAGACTGAGCTAAGTGAATATAACTACATTGGGCGTGTAGAGCGTGCGCTACCCGATTTGATCCGTTATGTACAAGAGGTGCAGGCTCATTTCGAACTGACAGGCGAGGCAACTGCTTTGGCGGGGTTTGGGCAGGGCGCCACGATTGCGCTTGAAGCCTCGCTGGCACAGCCCGACCTGGCAGGTCGGGTGCTTGCTTTCTCTGGTTGTTATGCCCGCATGCCGACAGAAGCGCCGCCGGCTACCACATTGCATCTTCTGCATGGCGAAAATGATCCCATTGTGCCGAGCTCAGTCATGCAAAGTGTACATAATCAACTGGCAGGCCTGGGGGGTGACTCAACGTTGGATATTGCCTCATCAGTGGGGCATGAGTTGCATGAGGCGTTGGTAAAACAGGCGGTGTATCGCTTGCAAACTTGCGTGCCCTTAAGAAGCTGGAAAGATGCCTTAAATGAATTGCAGTCGCGTATGGCCTCCGATCAACCCGCATCCTCAGTGCCGCCCGGAACAACCCTTCACTGA
- a CDS encoding NRDE family protein — MCIAYLALNAHPDWPLFIAANRDELHARPTLTAAPWMSHPDVIAGKDEVAGGTWLGISRTGRFALLTNFRDLRLQGPEQPVSRGELVKNFLTGNQHADTYARAVAQQGHRYQGFNLIVGQAAQAVYVGNQTANPHDVQPLGSGRYVLSNHLLDTDWPKTERLRELLGHFPIEHLERSINRVFELLKDTTPAPDHLLPDTGLDLERERLLSSPFIISPNYGTRCSSVIAVHRNGRAIFSELTYNPQGLETERHDWHWSIQ; from the coding sequence ATGTGCATTGCTTACCTGGCGTTAAACGCCCACCCCGATTGGCCGTTATTCATTGCGGCCAATCGCGACGAACTTCATGCCCGACCAACACTTACCGCCGCACCCTGGATGAGCCATCCGGACGTCATCGCGGGTAAAGATGAAGTGGCGGGGGGCACCTGGCTGGGCATTAGCCGCACCGGCCGCTTTGCGCTATTAACGAATTTTCGTGACTTACGCCTGCAAGGGCCTGAACAACCCGTTTCGCGCGGCGAACTGGTCAAAAACTTTTTAACCGGCAACCAACATGCCGACACCTACGCACGCGCCGTCGCGCAACAGGGCCACCGATATCAAGGGTTTAACCTTATCGTGGGCCAAGCAGCCCAGGCTGTCTACGTGGGTAACCAAACCGCCAATCCTCACGATGTTCAGCCCTTGGGCTCTGGGCGTTATGTTTTATCGAACCACTTACTGGATACGGATTGGCCCAAAACTGAACGTCTACGTGAGTTACTGGGACATTTCCCCATTGAGCACCTGGAACGCTCAATTAACCGGGTATTTGAATTATTGAAAGATACAACCCCCGCCCCCGATCATTTATTGCCCGATACAGGCCTTGATCTTGAACGAGAACGTCTTCTAAGCAGCCCCTTCATCATCAGCCCTAATTATGGCACCCGCTGCTCCAGCGTCATTGCCGTTCATCGTAACGGGCGGGCGATATTCAGTGAGCTAACGTATAACCCGCAAGGCCTGGAAACAGAACGCCACGATTGGCATTGGTCAATTCAGTGA
- the imuA gene encoding translesion DNA synthesis-associated protein ImuA encodes MKSASQAQAAPVQIHPALWRASQLAQGRQPIVSTGYTVLNDELPGGGWPNSTFIEILPTQTGSGEISLLTPALKQVVNNTHRRIIMLNCPFVPNSLCWLHWQLNPNKLVWVHPNQPSQVLWTAEQILRHDACAALLLWLPSPISLAAARKLHLAAQRSTALFFGLGQKQQQQRASPAPLRLSLQGAPDGIHISIIKRQGPTHVAPLFLPLSFKKGASFTFKQEALHQTQGSNHVVLDQPVHTS; translated from the coding sequence ATGAAATCGGCATCTCAAGCTCAGGCGGCCCCCGTTCAAATTCACCCTGCGCTCTGGCGTGCGTCACAACTGGCGCAAGGCCGTCAACCCATTGTGTCAACCGGTTATACCGTACTGAATGATGAGTTGCCCGGCGGTGGCTGGCCCAACAGCACATTCATTGAAATACTGCCAACGCAAACAGGCTCGGGTGAAATCAGTTTGTTAACCCCGGCTTTAAAACAGGTTGTAAACAACACCCATAGACGCATCATTATGTTGAATTGTCCCTTTGTTCCAAATTCGCTGTGTTGGCTGCACTGGCAATTAAATCCTAACAAGCTGGTCTGGGTACATCCCAACCAACCCAGTCAGGTTTTATGGACAGCCGAACAAATTCTGCGCCACGATGCTTGTGCCGCACTCTTGCTATGGCTGCCCTCACCTATTTCCCTGGCTGCTGCGCGCAAACTACATTTGGCCGCACAACGCAGTACTGCACTATTTTTTGGTCTGGGCCAAAAACAACAGCAACAACGTGCCAGCCCGGCGCCGTTACGCCTGAGCCTGCAAGGCGCACCGGACGGTATTCACATCAGCATTATCAAGCGGCAAGGGCCAACGCATGTCGCGCCTTTATTCCTGCCTTTATCCTTCAAGAAAGGAGCATCATTTACCTTCAAGCAAGAAGCCCTTCACCAAACCCAGGGTTCAAACCATGTCGTGTTGGATCAGCCTGTACATACCTCCTGA